CTGTATCCCAAACATGAACCCTGAAAGCATTGAATCCCAAGCGGGACATGTGGTAAACGTCCTCCCTTATTGCCTGTTCTAAATCCACACCCAATGACTGATGGGCCCGGTATGCAAATGCAAATGGAGTGGAATAATTTACACCAAAAAATGAAGCTTCTTTTTTACTTTCCTGCCACCTTAAAATCCCATTTTCATCTACGTAAACAGGGTTGCTTTCTTTGGTTTTCTTTTTCTGGGCATAGGAGGTTCCAGGTGCCGAAATAGCCAACACTAAAACCAGAATTAGATTACAAACAGATATTTTCATTATAATTTTGGGTTCAAATAGATTAATAGTAATTTCAATAGTCGTCAATAATCGTGAAGCATGTAATCAATTCCTTCATGAAGATTTCCGGTGAAGTCAAAGAAGGTACAGTTCTCCCAAGAAGAGCCGGTACCCCACAAATCTTTCATGGGGGAGCTTATCCAAGCAGGTTCCCAATAGATGATTCCAATGGCTCCTGCACTTATCAATTCCTGAGTCATTTTTTTGAGTATGGCCAATTGCCCGGACTTGGTAAAGGGATATCCAACCAGTGGTGTTTGTCCTCCAAAAATATTGGTGTAATCGTCATTTCCTTCGGCTGTCCAGGGATAGGCCGTTTCCAACATCATGATATCCTTCCCGAATTTGGACCTAAAGGATGATATTTTTGAGAAAAGTTGACTGAATGGAACGCCTGTATGCCAAATAGGGTAATATGAAAATCCTATAATGTCAAAATCCCTTACCAATCCCCCGGCAGTAAGATTTTCAAACCACCAATCCACATGAACGGGATCTGCTACATGGAAAATAATTTTGGTGTCCTTTTGGGCAGAAGCATCCCTGATGGCATTTATGGATGAATTGACAATGGCTCTGAAATTAGACCAATTTCCTTCACATACATTGAGTTTAGGGAATCCTTCCGGTGCATCAGTATACATCATCCCACAATTGGTCTCGTTGCCGATCTGTACAAACTCTGGCATAAGTCCTTTTTGGTCCAAATACTTCAAGGTTTTGAAAGTATATTGGTAAACAGAGTCCTTCAATATTTCAAGATCAGTAATTGCTTTCCAGGCTTCGGGAATTTCCTGTCTACCCGGGTCCGCCCAGATATCCGAGTAGTGAAAATCCAACATGGTCTTCATTCCCTGTTCTTTTGATGAGGCTATTGCTCTTTCTACATCCAAAAGGTCATTGTACATGGGTGAATTGCTGTCACCGTAAATGGTACTCGTCCATGTGGGGTTGTGCCATAGCCGCAACCGCACAAGATCATTGCCATGTTCGGCAAATAAACGATATGGGTTTTCAGGAGAACTGTTAACCTTATATACGCCACCCTTATCCAAAATCTGGTTGATATAGGAAAGGTCTGATCCAAAGTAAAAAACAGGTTGGTCTTTATTTTCATTTTCCCCAGTAGAATCATTGATATCTACCTGACAACCAACAAGGATGATATGCACAACAACAATAAAAATGGTTAATCTGGGAAAATTCATAATACTTTAGGGTTTAGAAAATGATCACCAGCTGTCCGCTCTCGATCAGCTACGAATCACATTCTCAAAATTAAATTCCTTAATATTGAGAATGTGATTCAAATCTTGCAGGTATGGATAAAAATCAATCATCTTGTCGGAATTTGATCGGATTCTGCAACAAAATCTATATAATTATACTCCAGACACAAATTCGTGACAAGAGGGGATGCCTCAAAGACAATTGATTTGGTCTTGGGCAGATTTCAATAATTTGTCATCTGCCAAGGCATAAAAACTATAAAAAATGCAGGGGCCAATAACCAAAATCATCTGTTTGTTATTTTTGATTTTTCCATGGAAAATTCAAGGACAGGATACTCCTTTTTTCTCCAATCTATCCATCAGAGATGGACTGCCTTCTAACATCGTCAATTCCATTGCACAGGACAGAGATGATTTTATTTGGATCGGAACGGCCAATGGTATCTGCCGATATGATGGCAAGAATTTCAAGATATTTAAAAAAGAAGAATACCCTTCCTTGACGGCTAATGAAATCAGTTCCCTGCTTGTGGTCGGCGAGGATCTTTGGGTTGGAACTTGGAAAGGACTATGTAAAATCAACACAAGGACGTTTGAAATCACACCCATCGAAACCGGAAAATCCAAGATCGTAAGGGCACTCTATCAAGACCATCACAGGACAGTTTGGATAGGTACGGCCGATGGACTTTTCAGATTTTCAGGTGATTCGCTTAGAAACTACAATGATTTCAAAAACAATCTAAGTCATAATATGATCCGGTCTATTTATATGGACCATTTGGATAACCTATGGGTGGGAACTTATGATAAGCTCAATAAATTGGCATCCGGATCGGATCGATTTGTGCATTTTGACCTTAAGGGAGATTATAATCCATCATTGAAAAACAATCTGATCATGGACATCAAATCCTCGGGGGAAGATGATTCTTTGATCTGGGTGGGAACAGAGACCGGGCTAGCCCATGTTAACATCCACACTGGTGAGCATAAATTATATAATAATGACAACACTAATCTTAGTAATGAAGTCATCAAAGCAATATATCTCAATGAAGAGGGCCAACTTTGGCTAGGGACTGATTTTGGTATCAATATTTTTGACCCAAAATCCAAAATCAGCCAAATGCTGTACCATAATCCGAAACTGTCATTTTCAGTTGCCAATAATGTCATCTGGCAGATATTTGAAGATTCTGGGGGAGTGATATGGTTTGTTACCTCCAACGGCCTGAGCGTTATCAGTAAATACAGCGGCATTTATACTTATCATGAAGTGTCCCATGATTGGAACGGTCAGACTATCGGAAATCAGGTCAAGGCTATGCTAGTGAGCAGAAACGGACATAAATGGCTGGCAACTCTTAACGGTGTGATCCATATTGATCCGGAATCGGGCTACAAGGAAGTCTTTGATATACATTCTGATCTTGATAGGCGAATTCTGCTCAATAATGTCTATGCGCTTGAGGAAGATGACCTTGGCAGGATTTGGATCGGAACAGCAGGGGGGATCAATGTTTGGGACGGACAGGCAAATAAAATGTATGCTATCCCGGCCAATGAACAAAATGGGCTTTTCAGTAATTACATATCCAAATTCACCAAAGGGGCAGATGGTTCGTTTTGGGTCAGCGCTTGGGAGGGAGGGCTTTTCAAAGTTGCCGGAAATTTCAACGACATTCATTCTTTTCATTTTGAAAAAGTCGGTGATTTCGGTTCAGAAAAAAATGCCTCCGGCGCAAATGCCATTTGGGCCATTAATTATGATGAACTTTACCGGATTGATCTTCAGACTTACCGAAGTACTTCCATCAGTTCCTTCAACAGAGTTTCGAACAGAAGAAGCCTTAACAGTATATTTTATTCCAAAAAAGGCAGTCTTTGGGCAAGTACCACCAATGGGTTAATTGAATATAAGCCTCAGAGTGATGAGGCTATTTTTCATCCTTTGAAGATAGGAG
This window of the Aquiflexum balticum DSM 16537 genome carries:
- a CDS encoding glycoside hydrolase family 53 protein, which produces MNFPRLTIFIVVVHIILVGCQVDINDSTGENENKDQPVFYFGSDLSYINQILDKGGVYKVNSSPENPYRLFAEHGNDLVRLRLWHNPTWTSTIYGDSNSPMYNDLLDVERAIASSKEQGMKTMLDFHYSDIWADPGRQEIPEAWKAITDLEILKDSVYQYTFKTLKYLDQKGLMPEFVQIGNETNCGMMYTDAPEGFPKLNVCEGNWSNFRAIVNSSINAIRDASAQKDTKIIFHVADPVHVDWWFENLTAGGLVRDFDIIGFSYYPIWHTGVPFSQLFSKISSFRSKFGKDIMMLETAYPWTAEGNDDYTNIFGGQTPLVGYPFTKSGQLAILKKMTQELISAGAIGIIYWEPAWISSPMKDLWGTGSSWENCTFFDFTGNLHEGIDYMLHDY